In the Chroococcidiopsis sp. SAG 2025 genome, one interval contains:
- the rpmA gene encoding 50S ribosomal protein L27 — MAHKKGTGSTRNGRDSNAQRLGVKRFGGQVVRAGNILVRQRGTKFHPGNNVGIGSDDTLFALIDGVVTFERKGKSRKKVSVYAPATAAEPVAATA; from the coding sequence ATGGCTCATAAGAAAGGAACAGGTAGTACTCGCAACGGTCGCGACTCTAATGCTCAACGGTTAGGTGTTAAGCGTTTCGGCGGTCAAGTCGTGCGAGCAGGTAACATTTTGGTACGGCAACGGGGAACGAAGTTTCACCCTGGTAACAATGTTGGCATTGGTAGCGATGATACGTTGTTTGCCCTGATTGATGGCGTGGTGACATTTGAGAGAAAGGGTAAAAGCCGCAAGAAGGTGAGCGTATATGCTCCTGCAACTGCGGCTGAACCTGTAGCAGCTACGGCGTAG
- a CDS encoding DUF6263 family protein — MKKLLLYSSICCLVTASGLTVNAETPSLVKQQAKTQIASATAQSQVELLEAGNEPRQELRFRPQVNAKQTATMTLQMDTDVSMAGQTMPKVDLPPITVAIDTVVTKVEPNGNVHFKSSYSNVDVMNSSSLPPQVLEAMRSQMKKMVGTSGSFIIDNRGQIQTAKFASPQKSDANLKQFSEQMSTSFDQMSSPLPQQAIGIGAKWRVTTKPSLLGMSVKQTITYELVNLKDNIATLNMWFEQHANPQKLTLPGIPNGATVTLKSLESKGDGRLMMQLDRPFPLRANLIANSKNEMSIQQAGKAGEAIRNGKFYMKLNLLSK; from the coding sequence ATGAAAAAACTATTATTGTACAGCTCTATTTGTTGTCTAGTTACTGCTTCGGGATTAACGGTAAATGCAGAAACACCATCCCTAGTTAAACAACAAGCAAAAACTCAAATCGCATCTGCTACAGCACAGTCTCAAGTCGAACTGTTAGAAGCAGGAAATGAACCACGGCAAGAACTACGCTTTCGTCCTCAAGTAAATGCAAAACAGACAGCTACTATGACCCTACAAATGGATACTGATGTATCTATGGCAGGTCAAACAATGCCGAAAGTCGATCTACCACCGATAACAGTTGCTATAGATACAGTAGTAACAAAAGTCGAACCTAACGGTAACGTTCACTTCAAATCGTCTTACTCTAATGTGGATGTGATGAATTCTAGCAGCTTGCCACCGCAGGTATTGGAAGCAATGCGATCGCAAATGAAAAAGATGGTTGGCACGAGCGGATCTTTCATAATTGATAACCGCGGACAAATTCAAACTGCTAAATTTGCGTCACCTCAGAAGTCAGATGCAAACTTAAAACAATTCTCAGAGCAGATGTCAACTTCTTTCGACCAAATGTCTTCACCTTTACCTCAACAAGCTATTGGTATCGGAGCCAAATGGCGCGTTACAACTAAACCTTCTCTTTTGGGAATGAGCGTTAAGCAAACAATAACATATGAGTTAGTCAATCTAAAAGATAATATAGCAACTTTAAATATGTGGTTTGAGCAGCACGCTAACCCACAAAAATTAACTTTACCAGGGATACCAAATGGAGCTACTGTAACTCTAAAATCGCTTGAATCCAAAGGTGATGGACGATTGATGATGCAGCTCGATCGCCCTTTTCCGCTGCGTGCTAATCTGATTGCGAACTCTAAAAATGAAATGAGTATTCAGCAGGCTGGTAAGGCAGGTGAAGCAATTAGAAACGGCAAATTTTACATGAAACTTAATCTTCTATCGAAGTAA
- a CDS encoding NAD(P)-dependent oxidoreductase, whose amino-acid sequence MKKLLVTGASGFLGWHLCQLAKQQWDVCSTYFSHEIEIPGVTMLKIDLRDFQALKHLFQQIQPSAAIHTAAQSSPNYCQTHAEESYTINVMTSLNIAGLCADYGIPYIFTSTDLVFDGLNAPYRETDPVSPVNAYGEQKVQAEEGILARYPLATICRMPLMFGMATPTATSFMQPFMQTLQDGKELALFTDEFRTPASGTTTAKGLLMVLEKQVQGMIHLGGKERLSRYDFGRLLVEVFQLPATGLKSCRQQDVKMAAPRPADVSLDSSQAFDLGYQPLSVREELEILRG is encoded by the coding sequence ATGAAAAAACTTTTAGTTACTGGCGCAAGTGGTTTTTTAGGTTGGCACTTATGTCAGTTGGCAAAACAGCAATGGGATGTATGTAGTACGTACTTTTCCCATGAAATAGAAATTCCAGGCGTAACGATGCTTAAAATCGATTTGCGGGATTTTCAAGCACTCAAGCATCTGTTTCAACAAATTCAACCTTCAGCTGCAATCCATACTGCGGCGCAGTCAAGTCCCAATTATTGCCAAACTCATGCAGAAGAGTCATACACGATCAATGTGATGACTTCTTTAAATATTGCTGGATTGTGTGCAGATTATGGCATCCCCTATATTTTTACTTCTACTGACTTAGTTTTTGATGGTTTAAACGCACCTTATCGGGAAACAGATCCGGTATCTCCCGTAAATGCTTATGGAGAACAAAAAGTTCAAGCTGAAGAGGGAATTTTAGCACGCTATCCCCTAGCGACAATTTGTCGAATGCCTTTGATGTTTGGCATGGCAACGCCAACTGCGACTAGTTTTATGCAGCCTTTTATGCAAACTCTACAAGATGGAAAAGAATTAGCATTATTTACAGATGAATTTCGCACACCTGCTAGCGGTACGACAACAGCTAAGGGGCTTTTGATGGTGTTAGAGAAGCAGGTTCAAGGTATGATTCATTTAGGTGGAAAAGAGCGGTTATCGCGTTATGATTTTGGTCGGTTACTTGTAGAGGTATTTCAACTTCCTGCAACTGGGTTAAAATCGTGTCGTCAGCAAGATGTTAAAATGGCTGCGCCTCGACCTGCTGATGTTTCTTTAGATAGTTCTCAGGCTTTTGATTTGGGATATCAGCCGCTTTCTGTAAGAGAAGAACTAGAGATATTGCGAGGGTAA
- the pyrR gene encoding bifunctional pyr operon transcriptional regulator/uracil phosphoribosyltransferase PyrR, translating into MPQKIVEILSADELRRTVNRLASQIVERCRDLSHLVILGIHTKGVPLAQILASQIEMLEGVSVHVGALDITFYRDDLDKIGVRTPAKSDIPLDLTGKIVLLVDDVIYKGRTIRAALNAVNEYGRPESIWLAVLVDRGHRELPIHPDFIGKQLPTAKDEQVKVYLQDLDGRDAVELIGN; encoded by the coding sequence ATGCCCCAAAAAATCGTTGAAATCCTCTCAGCCGATGAACTCCGGCGAACAGTTAACCGCCTTGCTTCTCAAATTGTAGAAAGATGTCGCGACCTTTCCCATTTGGTTATTTTAGGCATTCATACTAAAGGCGTTCCTTTGGCGCAAATCTTAGCTAGTCAAATCGAAATGCTAGAAGGTGTTTCTGTTCATGTGGGGGCGTTAGATATTACTTTCTATCGGGACGATTTAGACAAAATCGGGGTGCGGACACCAGCTAAGAGTGACATTCCGCTAGATCTAACTGGCAAAATCGTTTTATTAGTAGATGATGTCATTTACAAAGGGCGGACAATCCGCGCCGCCCTCAATGCTGTAAACGAGTATGGTAGACCAGAATCGATTTGGTTAGCGGTACTTGTAGATCGGGGTCATCGAGAATTGCCAATTCATCCAGATTTTATCGGCAAACAGCTACCTACGGCAAAAGACGAACAAGTCAAGGTATATTTGCAAGATTTGGATGGCAGAGATGCGGTAGAGTTAATTGGAAATTAG
- a CDS encoding OsmC family protein, which translates to MKPKTHTYTVKVEWTGNLGQGTSHYKTYTRNHEISVAGKPTILASSDPAFRGDSTRYNPEELLVASLSTCHMLWYLHLCAEAGIIVISYVDNPTGTMMETDNGSGRFTEVTLKPSITINTASDREQAIALHHTAHEKCFIANSVNFPVDCQPAIASI; encoded by the coding sequence ATGAAACCCAAAACACATACTTATACTGTCAAAGTTGAATGGACTGGAAATCTAGGACAAGGAACGAGTCATTACAAAACATATACACGCAATCACGAGATTTCTGTAGCTGGAAAGCCAACAATTTTAGCCTCATCAGACCCAGCTTTTCGCGGTGACTCTACCCGATATAATCCAGAAGAATTACTAGTAGCATCACTCTCTACCTGTCATATGCTTTGGTATTTGCATTTATGTGCCGAAGCTGGGATTATTGTTATTAGTTATGTCGATAACCCTACTGGTACGATGATGGAAACCGATAATGGTAGCGGACGCTTTACAGAAGTTACACTGAAACCAAGCATAACTATCAACACAGCAAGCGATCGCGAACAAGCCATTGCCCTACATCACACAGCACACGAAAAGTGTTTTATTGCAAACTCCGTTAACTTTCCAGTAGATTGTCAGCCCGCGATCGCTTCTATCTAA
- a CDS encoding aminopeptidase P N-terminal domain-containing protein, which translates to MQAEYSQRREQLMAKIGNGTAIFRSAPMAVMHNDVEYNFRQDSDFFYLTGFDEPEAVAVLAPHHAEHRFILFVRPKEREKEVWTGYRCGVEGAKEIYGADEAYPIAELDEKLPQYLEKADKIYYRLGRDRNFNEKVLYHWQRLMATYPKRGTGPIAIEDAGVILHSMRLVKSQAELELMRQAAAISVEAHNYAQEIASPGRYEYEIQAEMERIFRLRGGTGVAYPSIVASGENACILHYIENTRQMQDGDLLLIDAACAYGYYNSDITRTFPVNGKFTGEQKALYDIVLEAQKQAIAQVKPGNPYSAFHDTAVRVLTEGLVELGILQGQIDDLIKEEKYKPFYMHRTGHWLGLDVHDVGVYQHGDSPQILQPGQVLTVEPGLYIVPQTQPAEGQPAIDPRWEEIGIRIEDDVLVTETGHEILTAGVPK; encoded by the coding sequence ATGCAAGCAGAGTACAGCCAGCGTCGCGAACAGTTGATGGCTAAAATTGGCAACGGCACGGCAATTTTTCGCAGTGCGCCAATGGCAGTCATGCACAACGATGTAGAATATAACTTTCGCCAAGATAGCGACTTCTTTTATTTGACAGGGTTTGACGAACCGGAAGCCGTGGCTGTCTTAGCACCCCACCATGCCGAACACAGATTTATTTTATTTGTCCGTCCTAAAGAGAGAGAAAAAGAAGTCTGGACGGGCTATCGTTGCGGCGTAGAAGGGGCAAAAGAAATCTATGGGGCAGACGAAGCTTATCCGATTGCCGAACTTGATGAAAAGCTGCCGCAGTATTTAGAGAAAGCAGACAAAATCTATTATCGTCTGGGACGCGATCGCAATTTTAACGAAAAAGTCTTGTACCACTGGCAGCGCCTCATGGCAACTTATCCTAAACGCGGTACGGGACCAATCGCCATTGAAGATGCTGGCGTAATTTTGCACAGCATGAGACTGGTAAAAAGTCAAGCAGAATTAGAATTAATGCGGCAAGCTGCTGCTATTTCTGTTGAGGCACACAATTACGCCCAAGAAATCGCCAGCCCAGGACGTTACGAGTATGAAATTCAAGCGGAAATGGAACGCATCTTTCGCTTGCGGGGTGGGACGGGTGTAGCTTATCCTTCAATTGTGGCTTCGGGAGAAAACGCTTGCATCCTGCACTACATCGAAAATACGCGCCAGATGCAAGATGGCGACTTACTGTTAATTGATGCAGCCTGCGCCTACGGTTATTACAACTCTGATATTACTCGTACTTTTCCTGTAAATGGCAAGTTTACAGGCGAACAGAAAGCGTTGTACGACATTGTACTAGAAGCGCAAAAACAAGCGATCGCCCAAGTTAAACCAGGCAACCCCTACAGCGCCTTCCACGATACCGCCGTCCGCGTCCTCACTGAAGGTCTAGTCGAACTCGGCATCCTGCAAGGACAAATTGACGACTTAATTAAAGAAGAAAAATACAAACCCTTCTACATGCACCGTACCGGACATTGGCTGGGATTGGACGTTCACGATGTTGGCGTTTATCAACATGGTGACTCCCCCCAAATTTTACAACCAGGACAAGTACTGACAGTAGAACCAGGACTTTACATCGTACCGCAGACTCAACCTGCCGAAGGACAACCCGCGATCGATCCGCGTTGGGAAGAAATCGGCATTCGGATTGAAGATGATGTCCTCGTCACCGAAACCGGACACGAAATCTTAACCGCAGGAGTACCGAAGTAA
- the rplU gene encoding 50S ribosomal protein L21, with the protein MTYAIIETGGKQLRVEPGRFYDIELLATEPDATVTIEKVLLVQHEGNVTVGQPLINGAIVEGTVVRHLRGRKVLVYKMKPKKKTRKKRGHRQEITRLMIDSINLNGSKLTAQAAATTEASASETPAETTEETASE; encoded by the coding sequence ATGACCTACGCAATTATTGAAACTGGTGGTAAGCAACTGAGGGTAGAACCAGGACGTTTTTATGATATCGAACTCCTGGCAACCGAACCTGACGCAACGGTGACTATTGAAAAAGTTTTGTTGGTACAGCACGAGGGCAATGTTACCGTCGGACAACCGTTAATTAACGGAGCAATCGTAGAAGGAACGGTGGTGCGCCACCTGCGGGGACGTAAAGTCTTGGTGTACAAGATGAAACCCAAGAAAAAGACGCGCAAAAAGCGGGGACATCGGCAAGAAATCACCAGACTGATGATTGACTCGATTAATCTCAATGGTTCCAAGCTGACAGCTCAAGCAGCAGCTACGACTGAGGCTTCAGCTAGTGAAACACCTGCTGAAACTACAGAGGAAACTGCATCAGAATAG
- a CDS encoding pilus assembly protein PilO produces MTISEEFISVEADLEAAPSYPTVFGVTLTPTISGALLAVVGLGLGGYLFTSFVTPAMQKHDELTAKQNEKQNLVQQKSASMAQKQQVETELAKAKQQKADILTLFANESTLDTLLIDLNRLIQSVNGKQNATAKLKKFTPANQSAETIADGSLGTDVNGKLKRRIVDINISGTFDQTQAIFRSIERLQPLLIVRDYQSTMVAATDKDGKRADGAPNIDTSFKLQALIPVSPEEAAAAAAAAAKAAEAKK; encoded by the coding sequence ATGACTATTAGTGAAGAATTTATTTCTGTAGAAGCAGATCTTGAGGCTGCACCGTCCTATCCTACTGTTTTTGGCGTGACTCTAACTCCAACGATTAGCGGAGCGCTGCTAGCAGTTGTTGGTCTTGGTTTAGGGGGTTACTTGTTTACTTCGTTTGTCACGCCAGCAATGCAAAAGCATGACGAGCTAACAGCAAAACAAAATGAAAAGCAAAACTTGGTGCAGCAAAAATCCGCTAGCATGGCGCAGAAGCAGCAAGTAGAAACAGAATTAGCGAAAGCAAAACAGCAAAAAGCAGATATTTTGACTTTATTTGCCAACGAAAGTACGCTCGATACTTTACTTATCGATCTCAATCGACTCATACAGTCGGTTAATGGCAAGCAAAACGCTACTGCTAAATTGAAAAAATTTACTCCCGCCAATCAATCAGCCGAAACGATCGCTGATGGTTCGCTTGGTACTGATGTCAATGGCAAACTCAAACGTCGAATAGTTGATATTAATATCTCTGGAACATTTGACCAAACTCAAGCGATTTTCCGAAGTATTGAACGATTGCAACCATTATTAATCGTGAGAGACTATCAATCAACAATGGTAGCTGCTACCGATAAGGATGGAAAACGTGCTGACGGTGCGCCAAATATCGATACTTCCTTTAAATTACAGGCTCTGATTCCCGTATCTCCAGAGGAAGCAGCAGCAGCGGCAGCAGCAGCGGCTAAGGCAGCTGAAGCGAAGAAATAA
- a CDS encoding PilN domain-containing protein — protein MYSLDVNFLKDRTPQKSGFATGGSKTRMSAVGQTPLFVGAAVAAVIPVVVGAWWLLLQTQNTQMENKLAALDAELNRLGLQEEELKKIQAETSVLQTDTKALATVFNQIRPWSAMLQDLRDRIPRTVQIESIKQIPAIASSGAPPPPAAAGNAAPPPSANPSGGIEITGKARSFSDVNDFLLTLKQSAFFQAPDTRIISAELAEAAASNEKSAVKPPSLVRYTIQSNLSNVPAADLLQELERKGTLGLVTRIRTLQQKGVIQP, from the coding sequence ATGTATAGTTTAGATGTAAATTTTCTCAAAGACCGCACCCCCCAGAAGTCAGGGTTTGCGACTGGTGGAAGCAAAACGCGGATGTCAGCGGTTGGTCAAACACCTCTATTTGTCGGAGCGGCTGTAGCGGCGGTGATTCCAGTGGTGGTTGGAGCTTGGTGGTTATTGTTACAAACGCAAAACACCCAGATGGAAAATAAACTAGCTGCGTTAGATGCAGAGTTAAACCGCTTGGGCTTGCAAGAAGAAGAATTGAAAAAAATTCAAGCTGAAACCAGTGTATTGCAAACAGATACGAAAGCATTAGCCACTGTTTTCAACCAAATTCGCCCTTGGTCGGCAATGTTACAAGACTTGCGCGATCGCATTCCTAGAACGGTACAAATCGAATCGATCAAGCAAATTCCGGCGATCGCTTCCTCTGGCGCACCACCACCACCTGCGGCAGCGGGTAATGCGGCTCCACCACCATCTGCGAACCCATCTGGTGGGATTGAAATTACTGGTAAGGCGCGATCGTTCAGCGATGTGAACGATTTCTTATTAACTCTGAAACAGTCAGCGTTCTTCCAAGCGCCTGACACTCGCATTATTTCAGCAGAACTAGCCGAGGCTGCGGCATCGAATGAAAAATCAGCCGTAAAACCACCGTCACTTGTGAGATATACAATTCAATCTAACTTAAGTAATGTCCCAGCCGCCGATCTGCTCCAAGAGTTAGAGCGTAAAGGGACGTTAGGACTGGTGACTCGGATTCGCACCCTGCAACAAAAAGGAGTCATTCAACCATGA
- a CDS encoding AMIN domain-containing protein codes for MRVEYLNFTQSRNRTVKQLQGSNILFIGVAVALVAAPPVWAKPAKVTGVKLDPTNNGLNVVLQTSTAARPQVLTSQQGNTLVADISNAQLNLPEGQDFRQTKPAPGIDSVIVTRLDSSSIRLMVTGTTNAPSGQMQRNGQDVTFSVSSTPEKSTSGASTPERIAQAKPAPTTGTTFKPGQSVTVQKPLFPNPEITVDGKPVPPSAMRGNQAQPPFLPRAVAPPVGDIAISNTDSSPALIDLGSRERVPRLVLRDAPVREVLSLLARAAGLNLAYTTATPQGQQGQPAPTAPGAGGAEGPKVTLDIQDESVQDVFNHVLRITGLQANREGRTIFVGPRLPNDARNLVTRSYRLNQVTVGVALNFLVAMGAESAVSRERTITSVQAVPVGGGQAPATQTQTSTETRIETQRIDFQDSTPLLRGLEVVGDERTNSVTLIGSPKQVQVASAQLIQLDSRRRQVAINVKIADINLLATEDINTSFSFGLGDTFLQNAQGAGIINFGTRSPLAVRGLPGENPPGFARQFLSRLQAQVTSGNAKVLTDPTLIVQEGQQAAVNLTQEVVGNITRTITQGTGGLGQDTTTIQKERVGLTVGIKIERVDDNGFVALSVAPTVRAVQDQYRDTTGNLIALINERSLTSGLIRLRDNQTLILSGIIQESDRTSVDKVPILGDIPILGALFRSTNKINQRQEVIVLLTPQIIDDSERSSSMGYNYNPSPDARQMLERSQNRKVQTPNNNR; via the coding sequence ATGCGCGTAGAATACCTAAACTTTACTCAAAGTAGAAACAGAACTGTGAAACAGCTTCAAGGTAGTAACATACTATTTATCGGGGTAGCAGTCGCACTCGTTGCAGCGCCGCCAGTATGGGCAAAACCTGCAAAGGTAACAGGAGTCAAGCTAGATCCAACAAATAACGGCTTAAATGTGGTTTTGCAGACTTCCACGGCGGCTCGCCCCCAAGTCTTAACCAGCCAGCAGGGTAATACTCTAGTTGCAGATATTAGTAACGCTCAGTTGAATTTACCCGAAGGACAAGATTTCCGTCAAACCAAGCCAGCACCAGGTATTGATTCAGTCATTGTTACCAGACTTGACTCTAGTAGCATCCGGCTGATGGTCACTGGTACTACCAATGCTCCTAGCGGTCAAATGCAACGTAACGGTCAAGATGTAACGTTTAGCGTTAGCTCTACGCCAGAAAAATCGACATCAGGAGCATCTACACCAGAAAGAATTGCCCAAGCAAAACCCGCTCCAACAACTGGTACGACATTTAAACCAGGGCAATCGGTAACAGTTCAAAAACCCCTTTTTCCCAATCCAGAAATTACAGTTGACGGAAAGCCAGTACCACCCTCTGCAATGCGCGGGAATCAAGCCCAACCGCCATTCTTGCCTAGAGCAGTTGCCCCACCCGTGGGAGATATTGCAATTTCCAACACCGATTCTTCTCCGGCTCTGATCGATCTTGGCAGCCGAGAACGAGTACCGCGTCTAGTCTTGCGGGATGCTCCCGTGCGCGAAGTCCTCTCCTTACTCGCCCGTGCTGCTGGTCTCAACTTAGCTTACACGACAGCCACACCTCAAGGGCAACAAGGTCAACCAGCTCCGACTGCGCCTGGAGCGGGGGGAGCTGAGGGACCCAAAGTCACTCTAGATATTCAAGACGAGTCCGTACAAGATGTTTTCAATCACGTACTGCGGATTACAGGCTTGCAAGCCAATCGGGAAGGACGCACGATTTTTGTCGGTCCCAGACTGCCCAACGATGCTCGTAATTTAGTCACGCGCAGCTACAGGCTAAATCAGGTCACGGTAGGCGTAGCACTTAACTTTTTAGTCGCGATGGGTGCAGAAAGTGCCGTCAGCCGCGAACGCACGATCACCAGCGTTCAAGCCGTACCTGTAGGTGGTGGACAAGCTCCCGCAACACAAACCCAAACGAGTACAGAGACGCGGATTGAAACCCAACGGATCGACTTTCAAGACTCTACACCCCTACTACGGGGATTAGAAGTCGTCGGTGACGAGCGGACGAACTCCGTTACACTGATTGGTTCTCCCAAGCAAGTTCAGGTTGCTAGCGCTCAACTAATCCAACTCGACTCTCGCCGTCGTCAGGTTGCAATTAACGTCAAGATTGCTGATATTAACCTCTTAGCAACTGAGGACATTAATACCAGCTTTTCGTTTGGGCTGGGTGATACTTTCTTACAAAACGCTCAGGGTGCTGGAATTATCAACTTTGGTACGAGAAGCCCGCTAGCTGTGAGAGGTCTTCCAGGAGAAAATCCTCCGGGGTTTGCCAGACAATTTCTATCTCGTTTGCAAGCTCAAGTCACAAGTGGCAATGCTAAAGTTTTAACCGATCCTACCCTGATCGTTCAAGAGGGACAGCAGGCTGCCGTCAATCTGACACAAGAAGTCGTGGGTAACATTACTAGAACTATTACTCAAGGTACGGGTGGTCTCGGTCAAGATACCACGACGATTCAAAAAGAGCGAGTGGGTTTGACTGTTGGGATTAAGATTGAACGGGTTGATGACAATGGTTTTGTTGCCCTATCTGTAGCCCCTACAGTCAGAGCAGTACAAGATCAATATAGAGATACAACTGGTAATTTGATTGCTTTAATTAACGAGCGATCGCTGACTTCTGGGCTAATTCGCCTCCGAGATAATCAAACTTTAATCCTATCAGGTATCATTCAAGAGTCAGACCGAACCAGCGTCGATAAGGTTCCCATTCTAGGAGATATTCCGATTCTTGGCGCATTGTTTAGAAGCACAAACAAAATAAATCAGCGTCAAGAAGTCATCGTATTGTTGACTCCTCAAATTATCGACGATTCAGAGCGATCGTCATCTATGGGATATAACTATAATCCCAGTCCTGATGCGCGTCAAATGCTAGAACGCAGCCAAAATCGCAAAGTTCAAACGCCTAATAATAATCGATAG
- a CDS encoding XdhC/CoxI family protein — MTINCYQQLAQALEKGAVVLATAIAIKGSVPREVGAKMIICADGRTYNTIGGGAGEAKVIRQAMTVLETGEKQLVEIDLTGATQRQTQGICGGIMQIWLERWSGKEAIALVDRIISLLQSGQTATLVTPFALDKLPYLLSENTLIAIEESFIETLQPPPTLLIVGAGHVGEQLAKVAYTIGFQVIIQDDRPEWANRERYPQATAIFNQAIASVVTQLATHTQLYAALVTRGFQYDLAALKVLLARNPACKYIGTIGSVKRVRQVIQALETEGIPSNKLRSLYAPIGLDIGALTPEEIAVSICAELILVRRGGTGRPLSQLS; from the coding sequence ATGACTATCAATTGCTACCAGCAACTCGCCCAAGCGTTAGAAAAGGGAGCAGTCGTACTAGCAACCGCGATCGCCATTAAAGGGTCGGTTCCCAGAGAAGTAGGAGCCAAAATGATTATTTGTGCTGACGGTCGTACCTACAATACCATCGGTGGCGGTGCGGGGGAGGCAAAAGTCATTCGCCAAGCCATGACAGTACTGGAAACAGGCGAAAAGCAATTGGTAGAGATCGATCTGACTGGTGCAACACAACGGCAAACCCAAGGAATTTGCGGCGGAATCATGCAAATCTGGTTGGAAAGGTGGTCTGGTAAAGAGGCGATCGCCCTTGTCGATCGAATTATCAGTTTACTCCAATCGGGACAAACAGCTACTCTCGTCACTCCTTTTGCCCTTGACAAATTGCCATATTTATTATCAGAAAATACTTTAATTGCCATTGAAGAATCTTTTATTGAAACTCTACAACCGCCACCAACTTTATTAATCGTCGGGGCGGGACATGTAGGAGAACAATTAGCAAAAGTTGCTTATACAATTGGATTTCAAGTTATTATTCAAGACGATCGCCCAGAGTGGGCAAACCGAGAACGCTATCCCCAAGCAACCGCAATTTTTAACCAAGCGATCGCCTCAGTTGTGACACAATTAGCAACTCATACGCAACTTTATGCAGCACTGGTAACGCGGGGTTTTCAGTACGATTTAGCAGCTTTAAAAGTTTTGTTAGCTCGAAATCCTGCGTGTAAATATATCGGTACGATTGGGAGTGTAAAGCGGGTACGTCAAGTGATTCAAGCGCTAGAAACAGAGGGTATTCCTTCAAATAAATTGCGATCGCTCTATGCACCAATCGGTTTAGATATTGGAGCGCTGACACCAGAAGAAATTGCTGTAAGTATCTGCGCCGAATTAATTTTAGTGCGTCGGGGTGGTACGGGTCGCCCTTTGTCACAGCTAAGCTAA